From a single Paenibacillus sp. FSL W8-0426 genomic region:
- a CDS encoding ROK family glucokinase translates to MSEKIYVGVDLGGTAIKVGICDDQGQLLHTYEGPTEVSQGVDRVVDNIEKYVRHIVAESPYGWDQLQGVGAGVAGFTNVREGIIVLAPNIGFRNVAIRSILEERLGKPVKIDNDANVAALGEAWAGAGKGVDNCVCYTLGTGVGGGLILNGKIYQGFSGMAGELGHISVVPDLEAIQCGCGKMGCVETVSSATGIIRMAKDAVERGDHTSLALVDKIAAKEVFDAAKAGDEVALRIVNRAAFYLGKSMAAVAAVINPELFIIGGGVSKAGDFLFDEVRSVFSQLTPEPLQEGVRILEATLGNDAGIVGAAGLHLRS, encoded by the coding sequence ATGTCTGAGAAAATCTACGTTGGGGTCGATCTCGGCGGAACAGCAATCAAGGTCGGTATATGCGATGATCAAGGTCAGCTTTTGCATACGTACGAAGGGCCGACAGAAGTGAGTCAGGGCGTGGACCGCGTTGTCGACAACATTGAGAAATATGTCCGTCATATCGTTGCCGAGTCCCCATACGGCTGGGATCAGCTTCAGGGTGTAGGAGCCGGCGTGGCCGGTTTCACCAATGTACGCGAGGGCATTATCGTTCTGGCCCCTAACATCGGATTTCGGAATGTGGCCATTCGTTCCATTTTGGAGGAACGTTTGGGCAAGCCGGTCAAAATAGATAACGATGCAAACGTGGCTGCACTTGGCGAGGCATGGGCCGGGGCCGGTAAAGGCGTGGACAATTGCGTCTGCTATACGCTCGGCACGGGCGTAGGCGGTGGTTTGATCCTGAACGGCAAAATCTATCAAGGCTTCTCCGGCATGGCAGGGGAGCTGGGACACATCAGCGTGGTGCCTGATCTGGAAGCGATCCAGTGCGGATGCGGCAAGATGGGGTGCGTGGAAACCGTTTCCTCCGCGACGGGAATCATTCGCATGGCGAAAGATGCGGTGGAGCGCGGCGATCATACGTCGCTGGCACTGGTTGACAAGATTGCGGCAAAAGAAGTGTTCGACGCTGCCAAGGCAGGCGATGAAGTTGCTCTGCGCATCGTGAACCGTGCGGCATTTTACCTGGGCAAGTCCATGGCAGCCGTTGCGGCGGTCATCAACCCGGAACTGTTCATTATCGGTGGCGGCGTATCCAAAGCTGGGGATTTCCTGTTTGACGAAGTGCGTTCGGTATTTTCCCAATTGACGCCGGAACCGCTGCAGGAAGGCGTACGCATTCTGGAAGCTACGCTGGGCAATGATGCGGGTATCGTAGGTGCGGCAGGTCTTCATCTTCGTTCGTAG
- the rapZ gene encoding RNase adapter RapZ has protein sequence MLESEVSSGKSATLIIITGMSGAGKTIAVQSLEDLGFFCVDNLPPVLIPKFAELIEQSNGKIGKVALVIDLRGREFFTALSESLSYIKDHFTIHCEILFLDATDSVLVQRYKESRRRHPLAPEGMPLDGIRLERKMLEELKTSATQVLNTSTLKPAQLKERIISRFSHLESNMLSVNITSFGFKYGIPIDADLVFDVRFLPNPHYIDHLRPNTGQNSEVYEYVMKWPETQSFLTKLLDMLHFLIPQYKKEGKSQVIIGIGCTGGKHRSVAISEYLGKMLGTSETEAVTVSHRDADRDRH, from the coding sequence ATGCTTGAGAGTGAAGTTTCATCGGGCAAAAGCGCCACGCTCATTATCATTACGGGCATGTCCGGAGCGGGTAAAACCATTGCGGTGCAAAGTTTGGAGGATCTCGGCTTTTTCTGCGTCGACAACCTGCCGCCCGTGCTGATTCCGAAATTCGCGGAGCTGATCGAGCAATCGAACGGCAAAATCGGCAAAGTGGCGCTGGTGATCGATCTGAGGGGACGGGAGTTCTTTACGGCGCTGTCCGAGTCCTTAAGTTACATTAAGGATCATTTTACGATCCACTGCGAAATTCTGTTCCTGGATGCGACCGATTCCGTGCTTGTACAGCGCTATAAAGAGAGCCGGCGCAGACACCCGCTTGCGCCTGAAGGCATGCCGCTGGACGGCATACGGCTTGAACGAAAAATGCTGGAGGAACTCAAAACTTCGGCGACACAGGTACTGAATACAAGCACGTTGAAACCGGCTCAGTTGAAAGAGCGGATCATTTCCCGTTTTTCCCATCTGGAAAGCAATATGCTGTCAGTAAACATCACGTCATTCGGATTCAAATACGGCATTCCAATTGACGCAGACCTTGTATTCGATGTTCGTTTCCTGCCAAATCCGCATTACATTGATCATTTGCGTCCAAACACGGGTCAGAACAGCGAAGTGTATGAATACGTCATGAAATGGCCCGAAACGCAGTCGTTCCTGACCAAATTGCTCGATATGCTGCACTTTTTGATTCCGCAGTACAAAAAGGAAGGCAAGAGCCAAGTCATAATCGGAATCGGCTGCACGGGCGGGAAACACCGTTCTGTCGCGATCTCGGAATATTTGGGCAAAATGCTGGGTACCAGCGAAACCGAGGCTGTGACGGTGAGTCACCGCGACGCTGATCGGGATCGTCATTGA
- a CDS encoding YvcK family protein: MKEAGPRRERPRIVVMGGGTGLSVMLRGLKEKPMDITAIVTVADDGGSSGILRNELQMPPPGDIRNVLTALADVEPLLSDMLSYRFNTGSGLAGHSLGNLILAAMTDISGDFVTAVRELSRVFAVRGQVLPAAGQAVVLHAEMEDGTIITGESKIPEAGGRIKRVFLEPDHVEPLPEAVEAIRQADAILIGPGSLYTSILPNLLVPKLAEAVVEANAVKLFICNVMTQPGETDDYTVSDHLKAVYDHVGHQLFDYVIVNNGDIPLQVQNRYAEKGSKPVVLDMNVLKSAGYQVVADTLVLFRTYLRHDAEKLSHHIFQLVQNWMLRKR; this comes from the coding sequence ATGAAAGAGGCCGGACCACGAAGAGAACGTCCGAGAATTGTCGTCATGGGCGGCGGAACGGGATTGTCTGTGATGCTGCGCGGCTTGAAGGAAAAACCGATGGACATCACGGCCATCGTCACGGTTGCCGATGACGGCGGAAGCTCCGGCATCCTGCGCAATGAGCTGCAAATGCCGCCTCCGGGCGACATTCGCAATGTGCTCACTGCGCTGGCCGATGTGGAGCCATTGCTTTCGGATATGCTCAGCTATCGTTTCAATACAGGCTCGGGGCTTGCAGGCCACAGCCTGGGCAACCTGATTTTGGCTGCCATGACGGATATTTCGGGCGACTTCGTAACCGCAGTGCGGGAACTTAGCCGCGTGTTTGCCGTTCGCGGGCAGGTTCTTCCTGCTGCCGGGCAGGCCGTTGTGCTGCATGCCGAGATGGAAGATGGTACGATCATTACGGGCGAATCGAAAATCCCCGAGGCCGGGGGACGGATCAAACGTGTTTTCCTTGAACCGGATCACGTGGAGCCGTTGCCAGAGGCCGTCGAGGCCATCCGTCAAGCCGACGCCATTCTGATCGGACCAGGGAGTTTGTATACGAGCATTTTGCCTAATCTGCTTGTCCCGAAACTGGCCGAAGCGGTCGTTGAGGCCAATGCGGTAAAATTGTTTATATGCAATGTGATGACGCAGCCTGGGGAAACCGACGATTATACGGTGAGCGATCACCTTAAAGCCGTATATGATCATGTCGGGCACCAGCTTTTTGACTATGTCATCGTAAATAATGGTGATATTCCGCTGCAAGTTCAGAATAGATATGCAGAAAAGGGATCAAAACCGGTCGTTCTGGATATGAATGTCCTGAAAAGCGCAGGCTATCAGGTAGTTGCGGATACGCTGGTTCTGTTCCGGACTTATCTGCGCCACGATGCTGAGAAACTCAGCCATCATATTTTCCAGCTGGTACAAAATTGGATGTTACGGAAGAGGTGA
- the whiA gene encoding DNA-binding protein WhiA, with the protein MSFAAQTKKELTLIESEPCCEKAELSALIRMLGAVQLSNRKVILDISTENAAIARRAYSLLKKHFPVHTELLVRKKMRLKKNNVYIVRIPSMVQEILKELYIVSEGFLFTPGINRELLKKNCCKRAYLRGAFLAGGSVNNPEGSSYHLEIASMYEEHCQALVDLANEFHLNARCIERKKGFILYIKEGEKIIELLSIIGAHQALFKFEDVRIMRDMRNSVNRIVNCETANLNKTIGAAVRQIDNIKLLQKEIGLEALPEKLREVAEVRLAHPDINLKEVGELLKGTVSKSGVNHRLRKIDELAEKVRSERHG; encoded by the coding sequence ATGTCGTTTGCAGCACAGACCAAAAAAGAATTAACGCTGATCGAAAGCGAGCCGTGCTGCGAAAAGGCGGAACTTTCAGCCCTTATCCGTATGCTTGGTGCGGTGCAGCTATCGAATAGAAAAGTCATATTGGATATTTCGACGGAGAATGCCGCCATTGCGCGCCGTGCATACTCTTTGCTCAAAAAGCACTTTCCGGTGCATACGGAACTGCTCGTTCGCAAAAAAATGAGGCTGAAAAAGAACAATGTGTATATTGTTCGGATTCCGTCCATGGTTCAGGAGATTTTGAAGGAACTGTACATCGTGTCGGAAGGTTTCCTGTTCACGCCAGGCATTAATCGGGAATTGCTGAAAAAAAATTGCTGTAAACGCGCATACCTTCGCGGAGCATTCTTGGCCGGGGGATCGGTCAACAATCCGGAAGGCTCCTCCTATCACTTGGAGATTGCATCCATGTACGAAGAGCACTGCCAGGCCTTGGTGGATTTGGCGAATGAGTTTCATCTGAACGCCCGGTGTATAGAAAGGAAAAAAGGATTCATCCTATACATCAAGGAAGGCGAGAAAATCATTGAACTGCTCAGCATCATCGGGGCGCATCAGGCGTTGTTCAAGTTCGAGGACGTACGCATCATGCGCGATATGCGCAACTCCGTAAACCGGATCGTCAATTGCGAAACGGCCAACCTGAACAAAACGATCGGCGCCGCGGTAAGGCAAATCGATAACATCAAGCTGCTGCAGAAGGAGATCGGCCTTGAAGCGCTGCCCGAGAAACTTCGGGAGGTGGCTGAAGTTAGGCTTGCGCATCCCGACATCAACCTGAAGGAAGTGGGCGAGCTGCTCAAAGGAACGGTAAGCAAATCCGGAGTGAATCACCGGCTGCGCAAGATCGATGAACTGGCTGAGAAAGTACGAAGTGAACGCCATGGTTAA
- a CDS encoding HPr family phosphocarrier protein — protein sequence MTKHPVVVRLKTGLHARPAALFVQEANKYSSEVFVEKEDKKVNAKSIMGIMSLAISTGTEIQISAEGADAEQAVNALVSLVSKEELENQ from the coding sequence ATGACAAAGCACCCGGTAGTAGTCCGTTTGAAAACGGGTCTCCATGCCAGACCTGCTGCATTGTTCGTTCAAGAAGCGAATAAGTATTCTTCTGAAGTGTTTGTTGAGAAAGAAGACAAGAAAGTTAACGCGAAAAGCATTATGGGGATCATGAGCCTTGCGATCAGCACTGGTACGGAAATCCAAATTAGTGCCGAAGGCGCGGACGCCGAACAGGCTGTAAACGCTTTAGTTAGCCTGGTAAGCAAGGAAGAGCTTGAGAACCAATAA
- a CDS encoding SIMPL domain-containing protein (The SIMPL domain is named for its presence in mouse protein SIMPL (signalling molecule that associates with mouse pelle-like kinase). Bacterial member BP26, from Brucella, was shown to assemble into a channel-like structure, while YggE from E. coli has been associated with resistance to oxidative stress.) has translation MGKTWLKPLAAVMVAGTLMVGGTAWVAPGSYAYAAEVQGIQQNTINVVGKGEIQVKPDVAYLSIGVSSTAETAASAQKATAAKINKVINLLKNTWKISADDIQTDQFYVQPNYTYSEKDGQKVKGYTAYHTLSVTYRELDKVGELLDDASQAGANSIDNIRFTVESPEKYEAQVIEKAVANADVKAAAIAKAVKRQLGSVLSVTQGDAVAPVLYATESSFSKSSADGAAGTAVETGLVKVNTTLSITYEMK, from the coding sequence ATGGGTAAAACGTGGTTGAAACCGCTGGCTGCGGTAATGGTGGCAGGGACGTTGATGGTAGGAGGAACGGCTTGGGTAGCGCCTGGAAGTTATGCTTACGCAGCCGAGGTACAAGGAATACAGCAAAACACCATTAACGTTGTGGGTAAAGGCGAAATTCAGGTGAAACCTGACGTGGCGTATTTGTCGATCGGCGTGAGCAGCACGGCAGAGACGGCTGCATCGGCGCAGAAAGCGACGGCTGCCAAAATCAACAAAGTGATCAACCTGTTGAAAAACACGTGGAAAATCAGTGCGGACGACATTCAAACCGATCAATTCTATGTACAACCAAACTACACGTATTCGGAGAAAGACGGGCAAAAAGTTAAAGGATATACGGCATACCACACGCTCTCCGTAACGTATCGTGAACTGGACAAGGTGGGTGAACTGCTGGATGATGCTTCCCAAGCAGGCGCGAACAGCATCGACAACATCCGTTTCACGGTAGAGAGCCCGGAGAAATACGAAGCTCAAGTCATTGAAAAAGCTGTGGCCAATGCCGACGTAAAAGCTGCGGCGATCGCAAAAGCAGTCAAACGCCAACTGGGCTCGGTATTGTCCGTAACGCAAGGCGATGCGGTAGCTCCAGTATTGTATGCGACGGAAAGCTCCTTTTCCAAATCAAGCGCGGATGGTGCAGCAGGCACGGCTGTTGAAACAGGTCTGGTAAAAGTGAATACGACACTGAGCATTACGTATGAAATGAAATAG
- a CDS encoding DUF4163 domain-containing protein: protein MTSLKKWTSALLAAGVMLGGSSVWLDHSVQAASVTSKVSAPAEVTLKSGGKTLSQKGLLQNGSTWVSLTAVKDVAGGTLKYDAKKKEYALSAANNTMRIVKSDGENIVYVNDYYTPVEAKLIQGRLYIPFSAMRDYLGVQGDWDVKTKTLTLSKVKQNNIVVKSATTKVTLKNATVDIKYPQVSGLANANAEKAINKVLKDESDAFVASFKNQIKEIGAPEANRPYGFQSSYVVTYNENGVLGLITERYEDYAGAHGMTTRTGHTFALDTGKALSLDDVLQNNASMRQTIGKKVGEQLEALGGYLDGYKGLNKDQDFYVTPTGIVVFFQLYEYTAYAQGFPEFPFTYKEILPKGSEPFSNVSADK from the coding sequence ATGACATCTTTGAAAAAATGGACAAGTGCGTTGTTGGCGGCAGGCGTAATGTTGGGAGGCAGCTCGGTATGGCTGGACCATTCCGTTCAGGCGGCATCGGTGACCTCGAAGGTATCAGCTCCTGCTGAAGTAACGTTGAAATCCGGCGGAAAAACACTCTCGCAAAAAGGGCTTCTGCAAAACGGTTCGACGTGGGTATCCCTTACAGCCGTGAAGGATGTAGCGGGCGGCACGCTTAAATATGATGCAAAGAAGAAAGAGTATGCCCTCTCGGCAGCTAATAATACAATGAGAATCGTTAAATCGGATGGCGAGAACATCGTTTATGTCAATGACTACTATACGCCGGTGGAAGCGAAGCTGATTCAAGGTCGTTTGTACATTCCGTTCTCTGCCATGAGAGATTATTTGGGCGTACAGGGCGATTGGGATGTCAAAACCAAAACACTGACCCTGAGCAAAGTGAAGCAAAACAACATCGTTGTTAAATCGGCAACAACGAAAGTAACGTTGAAAAACGCCACGGTGGATATTAAGTACCCTCAGGTGAGCGGGCTGGCCAATGCGAACGCCGAAAAGGCGATCAACAAAGTGCTGAAGGACGAATCCGACGCGTTTGTGGCAAGCTTCAAAAATCAGATTAAAGAAATCGGGGCGCCTGAAGCCAACCGCCCATACGGCTTCCAAAGCTCGTATGTGGTTACTTATAATGAAAACGGCGTGCTTGGGCTGATTACCGAACGTTATGAAGATTATGCGGGCGCACATGGCATGACGACTCGCACCGGTCATACGTTTGCGTTAGACACGGGCAAGGCATTGAGCCTCGATGACGTGCTGCAAAACAATGCTTCCATGCGTCAGACGATTGGCAAAAAGGTAGGAGAACAACTGGAAGCGCTGGGTGGTTACCTCGATGGCTACAAAGGATTGAACAAGGATCAGGATTTCTATGTAACGCCTACGGGCATCGTGGTCTTCTTCCAACTGTATGAGTACACGGCGTATGCGCAAGGATTCCCGGAATTCCCGTTTACGTACAAAGAAATCCTGCCGAAGGGCAGCGAGCCATTCAGCAATGTAAGTGCGGATAAATAA
- the clpP gene encoding ATP-dependent Clp endopeptidase proteolytic subunit ClpP, producing the protein MSYIPMVVEQSNRGERAYDIYSRLLKDRIIFLGSDVNDVVANSIIAQMLFLTAEDPEKDIHLYINSPGGSITAGMAIYDTMQFIKPDVSTICVGMAASMGAFLLNAGAKGKRFALPNSEIMIHQPLGGAQGQASDIEIRARRILKMRDTLNRIIAERTGQPLERIEKDTDRDYFMTAAEAAEYGIVDKVIENVGAQGV; encoded by the coding sequence GTGAGTTACATTCCTATGGTCGTTGAACAAAGCAATCGCGGCGAACGCGCTTATGACATTTATTCCAGATTGCTGAAGGATCGCATTATCTTCCTTGGTAGCGACGTCAATGACGTTGTCGCAAACTCTATCATTGCACAGATGCTGTTCCTGACTGCGGAAGATCCGGAGAAAGACATTCACTTATACATCAACAGCCCTGGCGGATCCATTACAGCCGGTATGGCGATCTATGACACGATGCAGTTTATTAAACCAGATGTATCGACCATCTGTGTGGGTATGGCGGCATCCATGGGCGCGTTCCTGCTCAACGCTGGCGCCAAAGGCAAACGTTTCGCGCTGCCGAACAGCGAAATCATGATCCACCAACCGCTGGGCGGAGCACAAGGCCAAGCCTCCGACATCGAGATTCGCGCACGCCGCATCCTGAAAATGCGCGATACCTTGAACCGCATCATTGCCGAGCGCACAGGCCAACCGCTGGAGCGCATCGAGAAAGACACCGACCGCGACTACTTCATGACTGCTGCCGAAGCTGCAGAATACGGTATCGTAGATAAAGTTATCGAAAACGTAGGTGCACAAGGCGTATAA
- a CDS encoding sugar-binding domain-containing protein has protein sequence MRKILEVQKQLLPDLMDVLKKRYTILHQIMLSDVIGRRTLANSMQMTERVLRAETDLLKAQGLIEIDSAGMKISEAGLELLQQLEPVAKELFGLSELEERIMQAYGLQKVVVVPGDSDASPLAKRELGKAGAKALSSVMNDNDVVAVTGGSTTAEVAEQLTLPTSLKGVWFVPARGGLGESLEIQANTIASTMAKRAGAQYKLLHVPDLLSDHAYESLIQDPSVQEILQLIRKSRIVIHGIGDAVEMARRRKLAPEILEELKEQGAVSESYGYYFNDQGEVVHTMLTLGMRLQDIERTDVVIGIAGGASKAAAIHSVLRFGQEDILIIDEAAAKVIVAELD, from the coding sequence ATGCGAAAGATTTTAGAAGTGCAAAAGCAGCTTCTGCCTGATCTCATGGATGTCTTGAAGAAGAGGTATACGATTCTCCACCAGATCATGTTATCGGATGTGATCGGACGAAGAACGTTAGCCAATTCCATGCAGATGACCGAGCGGGTTCTGAGAGCTGAGACCGATCTGTTGAAGGCTCAGGGACTAATTGAAATCGACAGCGCGGGGATGAAGATCAGCGAGGCGGGGCTTGAGTTGCTGCAGCAATTGGAGCCGGTAGCCAAAGAGCTGTTCGGATTGTCCGAACTGGAAGAACGCATCATGCAAGCCTACGGTCTGCAAAAGGTAGTCGTCGTTCCCGGCGATTCGGATGCCTCACCGCTGGCCAAGCGGGAATTGGGCAAGGCCGGAGCGAAAGCGCTGAGCAGTGTTATGAACGATAATGATGTTGTAGCTGTCACGGGCGGCTCAACGACGGCCGAAGTTGCGGAGCAATTGACGCTGCCGACCTCACTCAAAGGCGTCTGGTTCGTGCCTGCGCGGGGCGGGCTGGGAGAAAGCCTTGAAATTCAGGCCAATACGATTGCATCCACGATGGCAAAGCGGGCGGGAGCGCAATACAAACTCCTGCATGTACCGGATTTGCTAAGTGATCACGCCTATGAATCGCTGATTCAGGACCCGAGCGTGCAAGAGATTCTGCAGCTGATCCGCAAATCGCGGATAGTCATTCACGGAATCGGCGATGCCGTGGAGATGGCGCGGAGGCGCAAGCTTGCACCGGAGATCTTGGAAGAGCTCAAGGAGCAAGGGGCAGTATCCGAATCTTACGGTTATTACTTCAACGATCAGGGTGAAGTGGTACATACCATGCTCACTCTGGGCATGCGGCTGCAGGATATCGAAAGGACGGACGTGGTCATCGGCATTGCGGGCGGCGCCAGCAAGGCAGCTGCCATTCATTCGGTGCTCCGGTTCGGCCAGGAAGATATTCTGATCATCGACGAGGCCGCGGCGAAAGTCATCGTCGCCGAGTTGGACTGA
- the gap gene encoding type I glyceraldehyde-3-phosphate dehydrogenase, translating into MIKVGINGFGRIGRLAFRRIQNVEGIEVVAINDLTDAKMLAHLLKYDTTQGRFDGEVEVHDGFFKVNGKEVKVIANRNPEELPWGDLGVDIVLECTGFFTTKEAAEKHLKGGAKKVVISAPATGDMKTIVYNVNHDILDGTETVISGASCTTNCLAPMAKTLQDKFGIVQGLMTTIHAYTGDQNTLDAPHPKGDFRRARAAAENIIPNTTGAAKAIGLVIPELQGKLDGAAQRVPTPTGSLTELVTVLEKKVTAEEVNAAMKEASDPQTFGYTEDEIVSSDIVGITFGSLFDATQTKVLTVGDQQLVKTVAWYDNEMSYTAQLVRTLEHFAKMIK; encoded by the coding sequence ATGATTAAAGTAGGTATTAACGGTTTTGGACGTATCGGTCGTTTGGCATTCCGCCGCATTCAAAATGTAGAAGGCATCGAAGTTGTAGCAATCAACGACTTGACTGACGCTAAAATGCTCGCGCATTTGCTTAAATATGATACAACTCAAGGTCGTTTCGACGGCGAAGTTGAAGTACACGACGGTTTCTTCAAAGTGAACGGCAAAGAAGTTAAAGTTATCGCTAACCGTAACCCAGAAGAACTGCCTTGGGGCGACCTGGGCGTAGACATCGTTCTGGAATGTACTGGTTTCTTCACAACAAAAGAAGCTGCTGAGAAACACCTTAAAGGCGGCGCTAAAAAAGTGGTTATCTCCGCACCAGCTACTGGCGACATGAAAACCATCGTTTACAACGTAAACCATGACATCCTCGACGGTACTGAAACTGTAATCTCCGGCGCATCTTGCACAACAAACTGCCTGGCTCCTATGGCAAAAACACTGCAAGACAAATTCGGAATCGTTCAAGGTTTGATGACTACAATCCACGCTTACACTGGCGACCAAAACACGCTGGATGCTCCGCACCCTAAAGGTGACTTCCGTCGTGCTCGCGCAGCGGCTGAAAACATCATTCCTAACACAACTGGTGCTGCTAAAGCAATCGGTCTGGTTATCCCTGAACTGCAAGGCAAATTGGATGGTGCAGCTCAACGCGTACCAACACCAACAGGTTCCCTGACTGAGCTGGTAACGGTTCTGGAGAAAAAAGTAACGGCTGAAGAAGTTAACGCAGCAATGAAAGAAGCTTCCGATCCGCAAACTTTCGGATACACAGAAGACGAAATCGTATCTTCCGACATCGTGGGCATTACTTTCGGTTCCCTGTTCGATGCAACTCAAACTAAAGTTCTGACTGTGGGCGACCAACAACTGGTTAAAACTGTAGCTTGGTACGACAACGAAATGTCCTACACAGCTCAATTGGTTCGCACATTGGAGCACTTTGCAAAAATGATCAAGTAA
- a CDS encoding phosphoglycerate kinase encodes MNKKSVRDIELNGKKVFVRVDFNVPLEDGKITDDKRIRETLPTINYLIEKGAKVILASHLGRPKGEVVESMRLTPAAERLSELLGKPVVKADDSIGEAVKAQVAELKNGDVLLLENVRFHAGEEKNDPELAKAFAELADVFVNDAFGAAHRAHASTEGIAHLLPAVSGLLMEKELEVLGKALSNPDRPFTAIIGGSKVKDKIDVIDNLLNIADNVIIGGGLSYTFMKAQGFEVGQSLLDESKLDVALGFIEKAKKLGKNFYLPVDIVISDDFSANANTKIVEVGDIPADWEGIDIGPKTREIYADVIKNSKLVVWNGPMGVFEIEPFSHGTRAVAEACATTDAYTVIGGGDSAAAAEKFKLADKMDHISTGGGASLEFMEGKQLPGVVALNDK; translated from the coding sequence ATGAACAAAAAAAGTGTACGCGATATCGAATTGAACGGTAAAAAGGTATTTGTACGTGTAGATTTCAATGTGCCGCTCGAAGATGGTAAAATTACAGATGACAAACGTATTCGCGAAACCCTGCCTACGATCAACTACTTGATCGAAAAAGGCGCAAAGGTTATTTTGGCGAGCCACCTGGGACGTCCAAAAGGCGAAGTTGTCGAGTCCATGCGTCTGACTCCGGCTGCCGAGCGCTTGTCCGAACTGCTGGGCAAACCGGTAGTCAAAGCTGACGATTCGATCGGTGAAGCTGTAAAAGCGCAAGTTGCCGAACTGAAAAACGGCGACGTTCTGCTGCTTGAAAACGTGCGTTTCCACGCTGGCGAAGAGAAAAACGATCCGGAATTGGCAAAAGCGTTTGCCGAGCTGGCTGACGTATTCGTCAACGATGCATTTGGCGCGGCGCACAGAGCACACGCTTCCACAGAAGGCATCGCTCACCTGCTGCCAGCCGTATCCGGCTTGCTGATGGAGAAAGAACTGGAGGTTTTGGGTAAAGCATTGTCCAACCCTGACCGTCCTTTCACGGCGATTATCGGCGGTTCCAAAGTAAAAGACAAAATCGATGTCATCGACAACCTGCTTAACATCGCAGACAACGTAATCATCGGTGGCGGCCTGTCCTACACATTCATGAAGGCACAAGGCTTTGAAGTGGGTCAATCCCTGCTCGACGAGTCCAAACTGGACGTTGCTCTGGGCTTCATCGAAAAAGCAAAAAAACTGGGCAAAAACTTCTACCTGCCGGTGGATATCGTGATCTCCGATGACTTCAGCGCAAATGCTAACACTAAGATCGTTGAAGTAGGCGACATCCCTGCGGATTGGGAAGGAATCGACATCGGTCCTAAAACGCGCGAGATTTACGCTGACGTAATCAAAAACTCCAAACTCGTTGTTTGGAACGGACCAATGGGCGTATTTGAAATCGAGCCATTCTCCCACGGTACTCGTGCGGTAGCGGAAGCATGCGCAACAACAGACGCTTACACTGTAATCGGTGGCGGAGACTCTGCTGCAGCGGCTGAGAAATTCAAGCTGGCTGACAAAATGGACCACATCTCCACAGGTGGCGGTGCCTCCCTCGAATTCATGGAAGGCAAACAGCTTCCAGGCGTAGTTGCATTAAACGACAAGTAA